The Gouania willdenowi unplaced genomic scaffold, fGouWil2.1 scaffold_313_arrow_ctg1, whole genome shotgun sequence genome includes the window GATAAACCTCAGACTCAAAGATAcatgtaatatttaatgttcACATATACACTATACCTGTAACCTTTCAGTACCTGACCTTTGAGGTTTGACTCTGGGGGCTGTTCACAGGTAGAGAGAGGATTCATTACATCAGATATCATAGTGACAGAGaactacactgtgtgtgtgttattctctGAGGCCACACCTTGTATCAttacctgctgactcagcctCAGTCCCACAGGGATTGGtccaatcaaaggtgtgaagaaaaacaaagtaaacacatgaAGGTAAACCCAACCCTCCATTCAACCAATGTGTTTCACTGAGCAACAACATTCTTTAGTCATGTAACCATGTTGCTCTCCTGATAATTAAGAGTCTTCTCAAATTATGATGCaaaaggaatttgaaaaagtaggaatTTTCTGACTCTGAACATTCTGAATCTGACCACAGAAGCTTCATTTAACACATTCCttgagtcagccagtttgtaggTTAATAAAAAACCCATTCTTTGCATTTCAGTCCTGTTTAAAGGCCTGTAGTGGCCATGGTGTAAGGAGAAGAAGTGGGAAAACCATGCTGGACCTCATCTTTGACAAAATTGGTCAGAATCTCCTGGACTTTAATATCTGTCAAACTTGTCAATTTCAGAGAAGAAGCCTTCATCATGCATAATAattgacacatttaaaaaaaaaaaagatgaagtgatgatgttttaaaataaactgaagAAGCCTCTCAAATGAGAGGTAAAATGTCCCCAAAATAAACTTCAAGTACAGTCTTCATAACGGAGATACCAAATGAAGAGAAAGACCACAACCATCATACCACGTAAACTCAAATGTGCAATACCTACAGTcgtgttgtactcaagaccacattatccaagaccaagacttgacCAATGGTACGATCTTCAAAAGAATTGTGCTGCCTTTGCAAcatgaaaccacagaaaaaatgacattgtGCAATTCACAGAACATACGTAAACCatgatataaacataaaaactgCGCCGCCACCACCAGTTGCTCCAGTCTTATTTGAATTTATGTAAATGAGAGAATACTCATAACTCCTGTGCAAATGTTCCACCCTTGTATGGAGAAAGGCCTCAGAGCAAATAGCACCTCATTCACAAACACCATCACTAGAACTATTAACCTGAAGTTTTCAGCCAAATGAGTGACCTCTGTTTCATTGCATGTACACATTCTGGCTGCTCAGTCAAATGGCCATCAGTAATTGTGACTAAGCACATTTTGAAGATCTTTAATATGCAGTCCTTTCTTCAAGACATTGCAGCAGTAAATTGGGACAGAATCAATTCTTTCTCCTCCTTAGATGGTGCCTGGTCATATTTCGAGAACACTTTTAGCCTAATCATCAACAAACGTGCCCCGCTGAAAAACATGAGGACCAAATGTCCCTGATTCTCCCATGACATTGCAGAACTTATCTAACAAGAATGCCCTGTGGAGGAAAGCCTGTTCCtctcagtcccatgttgactggcTTGCCTTCAGGCACTGCAGAAATAAAAGTACACAGTCGATCAGGAAGGTAAAAATCTCCCACTTAAAGGCCACGTCatactatttttcacccatctccatttgttctataAACCTCaaaaacagtatttgaggtttattttcccaaactcgcctgttttagcctctgaaaagtcactttctgagcaactctacacaaagaggctgatttgtggcctacttatgcacattcatgagtgggcatgtctatagacgggacactgacttcctcctctccgcagggtgacgtagggccagaggacagtTTGCCCTCCTCCCActcactccgtagccgagctcatgctttATAAACctgagacagagtgtgggggtggggcgttcaccggtacatacatagactgtagaaaatacatacatagcactgtgcaaaGAACACTGACAAGCTCACCTTCATGggaatgtttgtttacatgtcaatcacggcagagagcttcctggaggcgtggcttctccagctcagtgccgcgtcaaattcgtcatcaaagtgggaacgtgtcatcaaattgaagcgaagtgtttgggctcaccctgcagtaagaaaggagcaaattaccctctaactaacgattgagggaaacaataaaaaaaaacaaaaaacactttgatcatgTGTATGAAACCCTAATCGACCttcatcatgtttaaagcacagtaaagtcaatttagcttaaCAAGGGCCCTTTAAAGGAGTTGCAGATCTGATCCTAGGAAGTTCTGGAAAACAGTGCACTCTATATCATCTCACACACTTCCTGTTGATAGTATGCTTGTGTTTAGATATTACCTAATCGCTCTAGACTACGATTAGAAACGCTCTTAGACTGGTGGAAACAATAGCTTTAGAATTGGCCTGTTTGATCCACTCTAGACTTGGTTTGGGAGCTCACTCAACCTCCTAAATCCAAGAACATTTTTCCCGCTCTAGGGTTTGTTGGTGCGAACGCACCTTTAATTGACAAAAACTTAAATCTATGGTTAGATCTAAAGTAGGTGGAAAGATTGATGAAAGTGTTGAAAGTAAAAGCAATTATGTATTCATACATTGCATCTTGGGTCCCTCAGAATTTGGATTTTCAAGCAGGTTTAAACTAGTTATTCTGAAGATAAATAACCTCTCTAAAATGAAAGGAACAGGATTAGTGTGGGTTatttaatcaagatcattttttttattgtcattgtcttTAATGATCTGGCAGAAAAAACAAGAGAAGTACAAGAAAAAGTCCCAAAGTTGCATAATTTGAAGAGCAGGTGATCTCTGAAGGTCCAGTCCGTGCACAGCCCCAAGCCAAAGCCCAAGGGGGGGGCCACCCCACGCTGCACCGCAAGCATCCAAGGGCACCCATCGGCCGGCAGGCAGCGAGACAGACCCACCAGACAATCGACAGCGCCACCCACCGGAGCAGCGAGCTCCACctcccagcaaacagcatcatacCGAAGACGCCAGCATCTCCCCAGCGCACTCACTCCCTACACTGGTGCGCCAGGGCGCCCAGGGCCCATATAATGCGGAGACCGTCCCCAAGACCACCAGGCGACAAGCCAGGCACCCAGCCACTCCCAAAGAGGAGAGGCACCCTCACACCCCGCAAGGCCGACCCAGCAATGACCCCCAACGCCCACCAATGGCCATGACACACTCGACCGCATCACCCCGATGTAATTGTGCGCTACACGGTGgtccagccatcaacagaggggccgggctCCCACCTGACAGGCCTAAATGTGTGTTACTTTCCTAACCCTTGAGTGAATAGGGGACCTAATATTGAGATTCAAATTAGATTTGAATCAAATCCTGATATATCAGTTGAGTGTATCCTAACACCCCTTGTAACCAGTGCTTAAACCATACACATGTCGGGAAGTggcgcacgttgaggtgtgttgcatgtcggggtgtggcagaaattttaaagtgttgagatgtagctgaccattttcaaggattatatcacaaactttcctgcattgttctgtgcaaatattaTGCCTATGATtgccaataggtggcgctatgactatgaatgaagGTTGGGTTAAAAcataactcatttttttggcatataaatgaaagctgctatCAATAATTAGCATGTCATTAGTCATGGTAACACTTTTGCAGAAGTTCCTCAGTGATGATGTCTTaagcaaatacaatttttgcCTTTGCTAATATTTGTTCAAATTTTCATTAGattttgaacgtgtttaggccCTTAAAAATGTGATGTGAACTTTTTTGTTAGAAGAAGaatattaaaaattattaaaacgaggtgcattacaatagggtcctacgcattgtgctcgggccctaattattgattacagtaaaaaggtttaaaattaaTGTGAAAATGAATATAATCCGAATAAATGGAGAATAAATCACAGGTGTCCGGCTTCACTGATTTTTCTATTACGTTTACAGCACTCCTACAGcattatctacagtatatatgaaaatacgaaatagtgtttttaataaatgctgtGTATGGAGTTTACAAAGCTGATAGAATTCAGaatgaaaggaaaaaggtcAGAATTGTTTAGTGTTGCATAATGTAGGAGTAGAATAATAATGTGTCAATCAGACGGTGTCTGAGGGAGGTCCAGTCCTCAGGTCCAGCCTCCACATccctgtgttggagcaggaataATATATCAGTTGTTCATCAGAGAGGCTGAGGCAGAACATCTTCTTCTCCTCACTATGAGCACACCTGATGAAGCTGAGCTCTGCTATCCACACCTGGGAAACTCTTCATGCAGGAGGATCGTGCGTTCTCACTCAGTGTCTGTGCTCCTTCACAtcatcctgtcctccatctctgtGCTCACTGTGACTCTCAACCTGCTGGTCATCATCTCCATCTCACACTTCAGGTATTGAcatgttctgttgttttatgaCTTGTTATGTTGTTAGACTCCTGCTGTTTTCTGCTTTGATGATAATTGTTGTATCATATAATGATATCAGTGTGTTTCTCTCTAACTCCTCCAGGAAGCTGCACACTCCcaccaacttcctcctcctctctctggctGTGTCAGATTTCTCTGTTGGGTTTGTCTGGGTTTTTATGATTTTCCTTATCAATGGCTGTTGGTTTTTAGGTGCAGGctggtgtgtttttaatgcttttttaagtTATGTTGTACCCTCTGCTTCAATAGGAACTGTTGTGTTGATATCAGTTGATCGTTATGTGGCTGTTTGTGATCCAATGCACTATCAAACTAAAGTCACTAAAAACAGAGCAAATATATGTATTGTcctatgttgggttggttctaCTGTCTATCATACTGTGATACTCAAAGATAACATTGAAAATCCAGGTGGGTTTGATTCCTGTGCTGGAGAATGTGCACTTTATTTACCTCCTTTTGCTGGAGTTATTGATCTAATTTTCTCTTTCATCATTCCATTCAGCATCATAGTGGtcctgtatgtgagagtgtttatagtggctgtgtctcaggcccaggccatgcgctctcatgttacagtggtgacacttcagagttcacagaaggttaacaggtcagagctgaaagctgctagagctctgggtgtagtggttgttgtgtttctattgtgtttAACTCCACTTTACATTGTTTTACTTACATCAGGGTTTGGAGTAAAAAATGTatcatcttttatttttgttgtaggtcTGGTTTTCTTCAACTCTctgcttaaccctgtgatctatgtgtttctgtatccctggttcaggaaatgtgtgaaatgtgttttttctcttcagatcctgaagtctggctccagtgaggccaacatactgtaaagagGAAAAGTCAGGGACAATGTGCTGCTGGGATTTAATACAGTCACTGTAAAACTGTGGTGATGTGTGAtgaatgtttttagagttctgtttaCTTTAGCcatgaatgaaaagaaaacacctGCTGATGTGTTGTTTCTAGAAAATTACATTGTATTTGATATTTTGAAGTCAAAActgtttatcattattaaagTTAAAACTAACTTGGGAATCTTTTACAGTGGCATGATATTGTTTCAGAGGAAACTAAT containing:
- the LOC114459445 gene encoding trace amine-associated receptor 3-like isoform X2, which gives rise to MSTPDEAELCYPHLGNSSCRRIVRSHSVSVLLHIILSSISVLTVTLNLLVIISISHFRKLHTPTNFLLLSLAVSDFSVGS
- the LOC114459445 gene encoding trace amine-associated receptor 3-like isoform X1 produces the protein MSTPDEAELCYPHLGNSSCRRIVRSHSVSVLLHIILSSISVLTVTLNLLVIISISHFRKLHTPTNFLLLSLAVSDFSVGFVWVFMIFLINGCWFLGAGWCVFNAFLSYVVPSASIGTVVLISVDRYVAVCDPMHYQTKVTKNRANICIVLCWVGSTVYHTVILKDNIENPGGFDSCAGECALYLPPFAGVIDLIFSFIIPFSIIVVLYVRVFIVAVSQAQAMRSHVTVVTLQSSQKVNRSELKAARALGVVVVVFLLCLTPLYIVLLTSGFGVKNVSSFIFVVGLVFFNSLLNPVIYVFLYPWFRKCVKCVFSLQILKSGSSEANIL